One Acidimicrobiia bacterium genomic window carries:
- a CDS encoding HAMP domain-containing sensor histidine kinase — MSLRARLVVAAAVAATLAAVGVALFAYDATGRELRNNVDDTLEERADQLVRLRANRRPGAPDRLPPPALGAAGGFAQIVDESGSVQVSSGVGGPLPVSTAAEAVAAGERDAFFSETEIGGTSVRVLTVPWTAGTALQVARPLDEIDDVLGGLRWLLLAAALVGVAVAAVLALLAARATLQPVHRLTETVEDVTATGDLSRRVDADQVGLGGDDELSRLASSFNAMLAALDSSITAQRRLVADASHELRTPITSLRTNIEVLAREGELEPSDRERLRRDIDSQLVELSALVGGVIDLARGEEPVEQVEHVHLDEVVAEAVENAEFHWPDVRFESRLEATEVTGVPDRIALAVTNLLDNAGKWSPAGSVVEVVVEGSEVSVRDHGPGVDPADAPFVFDRFWRAPTARSLPGSGLGLAIVRQVAEAHGGSAAVEAATGGGARFRVRFASN, encoded by the coding sequence GTGAGCCTCCGGGCGCGGCTCGTGGTCGCCGCAGCCGTCGCGGCGACGCTCGCCGCGGTCGGAGTTGCACTCTTCGCATACGACGCCACCGGCCGCGAGCTGCGAAACAACGTGGATGACACGCTCGAGGAGCGCGCTGATCAGCTCGTCCGCCTGCGCGCCAACCGGCGACCCGGCGCGCCCGACCGGCTGCCCCCACCCGCGCTCGGCGCGGCAGGAGGCTTCGCCCAGATCGTCGACGAGAGCGGCAGCGTGCAGGTGTCGAGCGGCGTGGGCGGACCGCTGCCGGTCAGCACGGCTGCCGAAGCCGTGGCCGCCGGCGAGCGTGACGCCTTCTTCTCGGAGACCGAGATCGGCGGGACGTCCGTGCGCGTGCTGACCGTTCCATGGACGGCCGGCACCGCGCTGCAGGTCGCCCGGCCACTCGACGAGATCGACGACGTGCTCGGTGGCCTCCGTTGGCTGCTTCTCGCCGCGGCCCTCGTGGGTGTGGCTGTGGCCGCGGTCCTCGCATTGCTGGCCGCGCGCGCCACATTGCAGCCCGTCCACCGGCTCACGGAGACCGTGGAGGACGTGACCGCGACCGGCGACCTCTCGCGCCGCGTTGACGCCGATCAGGTCGGCCTCGGGGGTGATGACGAGCTGTCACGACTCGCGTCGAGCTTCAACGCAATGCTCGCCGCACTCGACAGCTCGATCACCGCGCAGCGGCGCCTCGTCGCCGACGCGTCCCACGAGCTTCGAACGCCGATCACGAGCCTGCGCACGAACATCGAAGTGCTCGCGCGAGAAGGTGAGCTCGAGCCGTCTGATCGCGAGCGCTTGCGACGAGACATCGACAGCCAGCTCGTCGAGCTCAGCGCGCTCGTCGGTGGTGTCATCGACCTCGCCCGGGGAGAAGAGCCGGTCGAGCAAGTCGAGCACGTTCACCTCGACGAGGTGGTCGCGGAGGCCGTGGAGAACGCAGAGTTCCACTGGCCCGACGTTCGCTTTGAGTCGCGGCTCGAGGCGACCGAGGTGACCGGCGTGCCCGACCGGATCGCGCTCGCGGTCACGAACCTGCTCGACAACGCAGGCAAGTGGAGTCCCGCGGGATCGGTCGTGGAGGTGGTTGTCGAAGGGTCGGAAGTCTCGGTGCGCGACCACGGTCCGGGCGTTGACCCGGCCGACGCCCCGTTCGTCTTCGACCGCTTCTGGCGGGCGCCGACCGCCCGCAGTCTCCCTGGGTCAGGGCTCGGGCTCGCGATCGTGCGTCAGGTGGCCGAGGCCCACGGCGGATCCGCCGCGGTCGAGGCGGCCACGGGCGGCGGTGCTCGCTTCCGCGTCCGCTTCGCCTCCAACTGA
- a CDS encoding response regulator transcription factor, whose amino-acid sequence MRVLLVDDDRAVRESIERALHLEGFDVECIGAGLPAIERQRAEPADAVVLDLRLPDIDGLDVCRQLRTKGDRTPILMLTARDAIDERVEGLDAGADDYLVKPFALAELLARLRALLRRTDEGPNGSGLGEEQVLRYAHLSLDPGTREVHCGDRLLELTRTEFALIEFFLENPRQVLPRSLIFERVWGYDFGPASNSLEVYIGYLRRKTESDGEPRVIHTVRGIGYSLREP is encoded by the coding sequence ATGCGGGTGCTGCTCGTCGACGATGACCGCGCGGTGCGCGAGTCGATCGAACGCGCCTTGCACCTGGAAGGGTTCGACGTCGAATGCATCGGAGCAGGACTTCCGGCGATCGAGCGGCAGCGCGCGGAGCCGGCCGACGCGGTCGTGCTCGATCTGCGGCTGCCCGATATCGACGGGCTGGACGTCTGCCGCCAGCTTCGGACCAAGGGCGATCGCACGCCGATCCTCATGTTGACCGCCCGTGACGCGATTGACGAACGCGTCGAAGGACTCGATGCCGGCGCCGACGACTACCTGGTGAAGCCCTTCGCGCTCGCCGAGCTGCTGGCGCGCCTACGGGCGCTGTTGCGACGAACCGACGAGGGTCCGAACGGGAGTGGACTTGGGGAGGAGCAAGTGCTCAGGTACGCGCATCTGTCGCTCGATCCCGGCACCCGCGAGGTCCATTGCGGTGATCGTCTGCTCGAGCTCACGCGGACCGAGTTCGCGTTGATTGAGTTCTTCCTCGAGAACCCCCGCCAGGTGCTGCCACGCTCGCTGATCTTCGAACGGGTGTGGGGCTACGACTTCGGGCCGGCGTCGAACTCGCTCGAGGTCTACATCGGATACCTGCGACGCAAGACCGAGTCCGACGGCGAGCCGAGGGTGATCCACACGGTGCGCGGCATCGGTTACTCGCTGCGCGAGCCGTGA